From Azospirillum humicireducens, a single genomic window includes:
- a CDS encoding beta strand repeat-containing protein, translated as MAEEAVQGKSPAVDDRQILDDLTLLQQVDATRLSGVIHEAGSVDLQRPDDTLGYVQTDYRGAEELMIGGAVQTGEVVGESVAVATDQAAMTGLLAGDMLRTTGTLGSGPSGPDGSGPSTEESRDATGAAVERAVLLSNARTTTAFTELPAFPSDIPVPETPDQILSDGTVSAIATPVLLQDGVGTLGDQPNAGTAAPVSDAPSLTVNGVSGDEDTAIALNIAAALTDTGGTESLTVTLSGIPDGAVLRDASGTMLTVVNGTILLASSQVPGLTLTPPPNSGDNFTLTVTATSTDGTAAPTSVTATLPVTVNPVSDTPTLSVAATIGAEDTAIALSISPALTDTDGSEVLSITIGGIPAGAVLTNAAGETLTIANGSITLAPGQLAGLAIIPPVNSDADFTLTVTATSTDGTAAPASTSAPLRVSVNPVSDMPTLAVPAASGSEDTAIPLTISPALTDTDGSETLTITLSGIPDGAVLRNVGGALTVVNGTATLSPAQLNGLSITPPVNSDADFTLTVTATATDGTATPVSTSAPLRVTVNPVSDTPTLSVTAATGNEDTGIPLVIDPALTDTDGSESLSITIGGIPVGASLRNTAGDTLTISNGSITLAPGQLAGLMITPPLNSDVDFTLTVTATARDGGADPASTSAALRVTVTPITDTPTLSVSAATGNEDTAIPLTIDPALTDVDGSESLTITISGIPAGASLSNAAGDALIIGDGSITLTPAQLRGLSITPPQNSDVDFDLTVTATAKDGVADPVSVTQTLSVTVNPVSDTPTLTVQAAVGNEDTAIPLTINPALTDTDGTEALTVTISGIPAGAVLANDLNGALTVIGGSITLTQDQLAGLKITPPLNSDVDFTLTVTAIAKDGSAVAATRTEALQVTVNPVSDTPTLTVSAATGNEDSAIPLTISPALTDTDGSETLSILVEGVPERRADGYRRLHHAHPGSAR; from the coding sequence ATGGCTGAGGAAGCGGTTCAGGGCAAGAGTCCGGCGGTCGACGACCGTCAGATCCTGGACGATCTGACTCTCCTGCAGCAGGTCGACGCGACCCGGTTGAGCGGCGTGATCCACGAGGCAGGGTCCGTAGACCTTCAGCGGCCCGACGATACGCTCGGCTATGTCCAGACCGACTATCGCGGCGCCGAGGAGTTGATGATCGGCGGCGCCGTGCAGACCGGTGAGGTGGTCGGCGAGTCGGTGGCGGTGGCGACCGACCAGGCGGCGATGACCGGCCTGCTGGCCGGCGACATGCTGCGCACGACAGGCACGCTGGGTTCCGGCCCCTCCGGACCCGACGGATCGGGACCGTCGACGGAGGAGAGCCGCGATGCGACCGGCGCTGCGGTCGAGCGGGCGGTGTTGCTGTCCAATGCACGCACGACCACCGCTTTCACCGAACTGCCGGCGTTCCCGTCCGACATCCCCGTTCCCGAGACGCCCGACCAGATCCTCAGCGATGGGACGGTTTCCGCCATTGCAACGCCCGTCCTTCTCCAGGATGGGGTAGGGACCCTCGGCGACCAGCCCAATGCGGGGACCGCGGCCCCGGTGTCGGACGCGCCGAGCCTGACGGTGAACGGCGTGTCCGGTGACGAAGACACGGCCATCGCCCTGAACATCGCGGCCGCACTGACCGACACCGGCGGAACCGAGAGTCTGACCGTCACGCTGTCGGGCATCCCGGACGGAGCGGTTCTGCGCGACGCCTCCGGCACCATGCTGACGGTGGTGAACGGCACCATCCTGCTGGCCTCCTCGCAGGTTCCCGGCCTGACCCTGACGCCGCCGCCGAACAGCGGCGACAACTTCACCCTGACCGTCACGGCGACCAGCACCGACGGCACCGCCGCCCCGACCAGCGTCACCGCCACGCTGCCGGTCACCGTCAATCCGGTGTCCGACACCCCGACCCTGAGCGTTGCCGCCACCATCGGTGCGGAAGACACGGCGATTGCGTTGAGCATCAGCCCGGCCCTGACCGACACCGACGGGTCGGAGGTGCTGAGCATCACCATCGGCGGAATTCCGGCCGGTGCTGTCCTGACCAACGCGGCCGGCGAAACGCTGACGATTGCCAACGGCTCCATCACGCTGGCGCCGGGTCAGCTTGCCGGATTGGCGATCATACCGCCGGTGAACAGCGATGCCGACTTCACCCTGACTGTGACGGCGACCAGCACCGACGGCACCGCAGCACCGGCCAGCACCAGCGCCCCCCTTCGGGTGAGCGTCAATCCGGTTTCCGACATGCCGACCCTGGCCGTCCCGGCGGCGAGCGGCAGCGAGGATACGGCGATCCCGTTGACGATCAGCCCGGCCCTGACCGACACCGACGGCTCGGAGACGCTGACCATCACGCTGTCCGGCATTCCGGACGGGGCGGTGCTGCGCAATGTCGGCGGTGCGCTGACAGTTGTGAACGGCACTGCAACACTGTCTCCGGCGCAGCTGAACGGCCTGTCGATCACGCCGCCGGTGAACAGCGATGCCGATTTCACCCTGACCGTCACGGCCACCGCCACCGACGGCACCGCCACACCGGTCAGCACCAGCGCCCCCCTTCGGGTGACCGTCAATCCTGTGTCCGATACCCCGACACTGAGTGTCACCGCCGCGACCGGAAACGAGGACACCGGCATTCCGTTGGTCATCGATCCGGCCCTCACCGACACCGACGGTTCGGAATCTTTGAGCATCACCATCGGCGGCATCCCGGTTGGTGCCAGCCTGCGCAACACGGCAGGCGATACGCTGACGATCAGCAACGGCTCCATCACGCTGGCGCCCGGCCAGTTGGCCGGTCTTATGATTACGCCGCCGCTGAACAGCGACGTCGACTTCACGCTGACCGTCACCGCCACCGCGCGGGATGGCGGCGCCGATCCCGCCAGCACCAGCGCTGCCCTGCGTGTCACCGTCACGCCGATTACCGACACGCCGACTCTCAGCGTCAGCGCCGCGACCGGCAACGAAGACACCGCCATTCCGCTGACCATCGATCCTGCCCTGACGGACGTGGACGGGTCGGAATCGCTGACGATCACAATCAGCGGTATTCCGGCCGGCGCCAGCCTCAGCAACGCGGCCGGCGACGCGCTGATCATCGGCGACGGGTCGATTACCCTGACGCCGGCGCAGTTGAGGGGCCTTAGCATAACGCCGCCGCAGAACAGCGACGTCGATTTCGACCTGACGGTGACTGCCACGGCGAAGGACGGCGTTGCCGACCCGGTCTCTGTAACACAGACGCTGTCGGTGACCGTCAACCCCGTGTCGGACACTCCGACGCTGACGGTCCAGGCCGCTGTGGGAAATGAAGACACTGCGATTCCGCTGACGATCAACCCGGCATTGACCGACACCGACGGTACCGAGGCGCTGACCGTCACCATCTCCGGCATTCCGGCCGGCGCTGTCCTCGCCAACGATCTGAACGGCGCGCTGACGGTTATCGGCGGCTCCATCACGCTCACCCAGGATCAGCTCGCCGGGTTGAAAATCACGCCGCCGCTGAACAGCGATGTCGACTTCACGCTGACGGTGACCGCCATCGCCAAGGACGGCAGCGCCGTTGCCGCAACCAGGACCGAAGCGCTGCAGGTGACGGTGAACCCGGTGTCGGACACGCCGACGCTGACGGTCAGTGCTGCGACCGGGAACGAAGACAGCGCGATCCCGTTGACGATCAGCCCGGCCCTGACCGACACCGACGGGTCGGAGACGCTGAGCATCCTGGTCGAAGGTGTGCCTGAACGGCGCGCTGACGGTTATCGGCGGCTCCATCACGCTCACCCAGGATCAGCTCGCTGA
- a CDS encoding peptidase domain-containing ABC transporter yields MLVLASFALNVFGLALPVTLLHVYDRILPNESYGTMLLLGLGCGAAAVMEAILRVARSALTTWMGARIEHRSSASLIDRLMRMPLNAFSQQGIGTHFEVYRAIKMVREFYSGQALQSAIDIPFAALYLGLIALLAGWLVLIPLGVLALFLVLGAILGRRMRRALENRHMLEERRLNFISEVLSGVHTVKGLGAEAGLLRRHERLQQGCSEEDFNVARLSGSASVIATTLSQATMMLVVILGSVSVIDGMMTTGVLTACSMLAGRCVQPVQSLFDRWVRYQSVSLSLRRIGHVLLEVGSDGGTLWSGDGTGAAGAVAEPLVPGTIEMDKVRFAYDRGPEILTDLSLTVGPGEFLGVVATNSTGKTTLLRLILGVLRPNSGEVRVGVHSRTETDAMTGIGGVVYVGEHPELFKGTILQNLTLFDPGRADLAMEVCRRLGLDRRIASLPQGYETIVGDASQEALPRGARQMICLARALVREPAVLLLDEPNSSLDTESDKQFRRALEEMRGNVTILLVTSRPSLLSLADRVVQIVDGHAVSRSPAGSESPGGQPALTAPNPAPSAVGASAAPDAGPIRAAHDDADILRRRLAEASSVGACMVPLLDALGWRGAPQTLAEALPHFSEVQTVEELCDVLQRLHFEGRSLRIDLARPDPSLMPCLFRSRDGGVYTLLSADADGVVAFSGQSRETVTLNFGKGTAFVFTPLEATAGAGTQNWVGTVIHGYVPLLWAVLGLSAVINLLSVAAPLFTMAIYDKVIGTGSFDTLATIAVGAALVICGDFALRQIRGRALAHAGSRIARTISNATIERILMLPVGMSERAAIGTQIARVKDLESIRDFISQGQVAALFDVPFALFYLGVMAVLGGPLALVPLAAVLITAAIGAAVHPLVRARTGTTARADTERQEFFVEMVAKMPALRAIGGLAHWRDRYDRLSARTARSGHTAANLSATHAALAGLVVPVAGLATVGVGALQVFTGAMTPGALMASMMLLWRVMVPLQTAVSMLPRIEQLRANARQINGLMSIRPEREPRCATLQPRKLKGEVSFSRVSLRYRNDADPALVGVSFTVKPGQIVAIVGPDGAGKSSLLKVMLGLYAPQAGNVRIDGVDIRQMDPIDLRKSIGYVPQASTLFYGTIAQNLRFADQTADVSELRWALSLAGALDEVEALPRGLDTRIGDNQSLRLSPSLTQKICLARAYIRRPRILLLDEPASRLDFEGDKALHAALSTLRGHSTIFLVTHRPSHLTLADTVLTMDAGMIAPASPAGGLPGPRPIGPGTGPGAGPAGGGSGVANGIAGALLGGIGLQRPPGVAAVPQR; encoded by the coding sequence ATGCTGGTGCTCGCCTCCTTCGCGTTGAACGTCTTCGGGCTGGCGCTGCCGGTTACTCTGCTGCACGTCTACGACCGAATCCTGCCAAACGAGTCCTACGGCACCATGCTGCTGCTCGGCCTCGGCTGCGGCGCGGCGGCAGTGATGGAGGCAATCCTGCGGGTGGCGCGATCGGCGCTGACCACCTGGATGGGCGCCAGGATCGAACACCGGTCGAGCGCGTCGCTGATCGACCGGCTGATGCGGATGCCGCTGAACGCCTTTTCACAACAGGGGATCGGCACCCATTTCGAGGTCTACCGCGCCATCAAGATGGTGCGGGAGTTCTACTCCGGGCAGGCCCTGCAATCGGCCATCGACATCCCCTTTGCAGCGCTCTACCTGGGCCTGATCGCATTGTTGGCCGGCTGGCTGGTTCTGATCCCGCTGGGCGTTCTGGCGCTGTTCCTGGTCCTCGGTGCCATCCTGGGCCGGCGGATGCGCCGGGCGCTGGAGAACCGCCATATGCTGGAAGAGCGGCGCCTGAACTTCATCAGCGAGGTTCTGAGCGGCGTCCACACGGTCAAGGGGCTGGGGGCGGAGGCTGGTCTGCTGCGCCGCCATGAACGCCTTCAGCAGGGTTGCAGCGAGGAGGACTTCAACGTCGCCCGGCTGAGCGGGTCGGCCTCCGTCATCGCCACGACCCTGTCCCAGGCGACGATGATGCTGGTGGTCATCCTGGGCAGCGTGTCCGTCATCGACGGGATGATGACGACAGGCGTGCTCACCGCCTGCTCGATGCTGGCCGGGCGCTGTGTCCAGCCGGTGCAGTCCCTGTTCGACCGCTGGGTGCGCTATCAGTCGGTGTCGCTGTCGCTTCGCCGCATCGGCCATGTCCTGCTGGAGGTCGGGTCCGACGGCGGCACGCTGTGGTCAGGAGATGGGACCGGCGCCGCCGGCGCGGTGGCGGAGCCGCTCGTCCCCGGCACCATCGAGATGGACAAGGTCCGTTTCGCCTACGACCGCGGGCCCGAGATCCTGACCGACCTGTCGCTGACCGTCGGGCCGGGCGAGTTCCTGGGCGTCGTGGCGACCAATTCGACCGGCAAGACGACCCTGCTCCGCCTGATCCTGGGCGTGCTGCGGCCGAACTCCGGCGAGGTGCGGGTGGGCGTGCACAGCCGGACGGAAACCGACGCCATGACCGGTATCGGCGGCGTCGTTTATGTCGGCGAGCATCCGGAGCTTTTCAAAGGCACCATCCTGCAGAATCTGACCCTGTTCGACCCCGGCCGGGCCGATCTGGCGATGGAGGTCTGCCGGCGCCTCGGGCTCGACCGCCGGATCGCCAGCCTGCCGCAGGGCTACGAGACAATCGTCGGCGACGCCTCGCAGGAGGCGCTGCCGCGCGGCGCCCGCCAGATGATCTGCCTTGCCCGCGCCCTTGTCCGCGAACCGGCGGTGCTGCTGCTGGACGAGCCAAATTCCTCCCTCGACACCGAATCCGACAAGCAGTTCCGCCGGGCATTGGAAGAGATGCGTGGCAATGTCACCATCCTGCTTGTCACCAGCCGCCCATCGCTCCTGTCGTTGGCCGACCGGGTGGTGCAGATCGTCGACGGCCACGCGGTCAGCCGCAGCCCTGCAGGCAGCGAGTCCCCGGGCGGCCAGCCCGCCCTCACCGCCCCCAATCCGGCGCCATCGGCGGTCGGCGCGTCCGCCGCACCGGATGCCGGACCGATCCGCGCCGCCCATGACGACGCCGACATCCTGCGCCGCCGGCTGGCGGAAGCGTCGTCGGTGGGCGCCTGCATGGTGCCGTTGCTGGATGCGCTCGGCTGGCGCGGCGCTCCGCAGACACTGGCGGAGGCCCTGCCCCATTTTTCCGAGGTGCAGACGGTGGAGGAGCTGTGCGACGTCCTCCAGCGCCTGCATTTCGAAGGGCGCAGCCTGCGCATCGACCTCGCGCGGCCGGACCCGTCGCTGATGCCCTGCCTTTTCCGCAGCCGCGACGGCGGCGTCTACACGCTGCTGTCCGCCGACGCCGACGGGGTGGTCGCCTTCAGCGGGCAGTCGCGTGAGACGGTGACGCTGAATTTCGGCAAGGGCACCGCCTTCGTCTTTACCCCGCTGGAGGCGACCGCCGGCGCCGGGACGCAGAACTGGGTCGGCACCGTCATCCACGGCTATGTCCCGCTGCTGTGGGCCGTGCTGGGGTTGAGCGCCGTCATCAACCTGCTGTCGGTCGCCGCCCCGCTGTTCACCATGGCGATCTACGACAAGGTGATCGGCACCGGGTCCTTCGACACGCTCGCCACCATCGCGGTGGGAGCGGCGTTGGTGATCTGCGGCGACTTCGCCCTGCGCCAGATCCGCGGACGGGCGCTGGCCCATGCCGGGTCGCGCATCGCCCGCACCATCAGCAACGCCACGATCGAGCGCATCCTGATGCTGCCGGTGGGCATGAGCGAGCGCGCCGCCATCGGCACGCAGATCGCCCGGGTGAAGGATCTGGAATCGATCCGCGACTTCATCAGCCAGGGACAGGTCGCCGCCCTGTTCGACGTGCCCTTCGCCCTGTTCTACCTGGGCGTCATGGCCGTTCTGGGCGGGCCGTTGGCGCTGGTTCCACTGGCCGCCGTGCTGATCACCGCCGCCATTGGTGCCGCCGTACACCCGCTGGTGCGCGCCCGCACAGGAACCACCGCCCGCGCCGACACCGAACGGCAGGAGTTCTTCGTGGAGATGGTCGCCAAAATGCCGGCGTTGCGCGCCATCGGTGGCCTCGCCCATTGGCGCGACCGCTACGATCGCCTGTCCGCCCGCACTGCCCGGTCAGGCCACACCGCCGCCAACCTGTCGGCCACCCATGCGGCGCTTGCCGGGCTCGTCGTGCCGGTCGCCGGATTGGCCACCGTCGGTGTCGGCGCGCTCCAGGTCTTCACCGGCGCCATGACGCCGGGCGCGCTGATGGCGTCGATGATGCTGCTGTGGCGGGTGATGGTACCGTTGCAGACCGCCGTCTCGATGCTGCCGCGCATCGAGCAGTTGCGTGCGAACGCCCGCCAGATCAACGGCCTGATGAGCATCCGGCCTGAGCGCGAGCCGCGCTGCGCCACGCTGCAACCGCGCAAGCTGAAGGGTGAGGTGTCCTTCTCCCGCGTGTCGTTGCGCTACCGCAACGATGCAGATCCGGCGCTGGTCGGCGTGTCTTTCACGGTCAAGCCGGGTCAGATCGTCGCCATCGTCGGGCCGGACGGCGCCGGCAAGTCGTCGCTGCTGAAGGTGATGCTCGGGCTTTATGCGCCGCAGGCCGGCAACGTTCGCATCGACGGCGTCGACATCCGCCAGATGGACCCGATCGACCTGCGCAAGTCCATCGGCTATGTCCCGCAGGCCAGCACCCTGTTCTACGGCACCATCGCCCAGAACCTCCGCTTCGCCGATCAGACCGCCGACGTATCCGAACTGCGCTGGGCGCTGTCGCTGGCCGGCGCCCTGGACGAGGTTGAGGCGCTGCCCCGTGGTTTGGATACCCGCATCGGCGACAATCAATCGCTGCGCCTTTCGCCCAGCCTGACGCAGAAGATCTGCCTTGCCCGCGCCTATATCCGCCGGCCGCGCATCCTGCTGCTCGACGAACCGGCCAGCCGGCTGGACTTCGAGGGCGACAAGGCGTTGCATGCGGCGCTTTCGACACTGCGCGGGCACAGCACCATCTTCCTGGTCACTCACCGACCGAGCCATCTGACTCTCGCCGATACGGTGTTGACGATGGATGCCGGCATGATCGCCCCCGCCAGCCCGGCCGGCGGCCTGCCCGGCCCCCGGCCCATCGGTCCGGGGACGGGTCCAGGCGCCGGTCCGGCGGGTGGCGGCAGCGGAGTCGCCAACGGGATCGCCGGGGCGCTGCTGGGCGGGATCGGGCTGCAACGCCCGCCCGGCGTCGCCGCGGTGCCTCAACGCTGA
- a CDS encoding HlyD family type I secretion periplasmic adaptor subunit — MAAASDLARPTGKSLSADDAMLSLVRATILVLVLLMAALMAWATIMPVREAVVTAGQVVPSGNAQVVQHLEGGIVSTILVKETDLVEAGQPLLVFDPKQVQAEREQMNARLLTLELRAERLRAFAAGREPDFARVAGADTPQSEAQIADQRLIYDTQRQARDTAIAVLRAQVSQREAELALYDGQLASIKDQITFITGSVDIRNKLESMGLSSKLQSLETQREQSRLMGEQRRIEGQIIATQQAITEAGNRILDQTAKLAQDAVTEMGTVTAEIAQLREARAKLDDRSQRLTVLSPVRGLVQDLRVNTIGAVVPEGGVLMQIVPVDHEMTVEAHVTPRDVGHLHVGQEATVKVLTYDFARYGAVTGTLQRISATTFLDEQHRPYYKAVITLHRNHVGRDDVQHPVLPGMTTQVEMTTGERSLLEYLLKPIYFALSDSFNER; from the coding sequence ATGGCTGCTGCTTCTGACCTCGCCCGCCCCACCGGCAAATCGCTCAGCGCCGACGATGCGATGCTGTCGCTGGTCCGCGCCACCATCCTCGTGCTTGTCCTGCTGATGGCGGCGCTGATGGCCTGGGCCACGATCATGCCGGTCAGGGAGGCCGTGGTCACCGCCGGGCAGGTGGTGCCTTCCGGCAACGCCCAGGTGGTCCAGCATCTGGAGGGCGGCATCGTGTCAACCATCCTGGTCAAGGAAACCGATCTGGTGGAGGCAGGCCAGCCGCTGCTCGTCTTCGATCCCAAGCAGGTCCAGGCGGAGCGGGAGCAGATGAACGCCCGCCTGCTGACGCTGGAATTGCGGGCGGAGCGGCTGCGCGCCTTCGCCGCGGGGCGGGAGCCGGATTTCGCGCGCGTCGCCGGCGCCGATACCCCCCAGTCCGAAGCACAGATCGCCGACCAGCGCCTGATCTACGACACCCAGCGTCAGGCCCGCGACACCGCCATCGCCGTGCTGCGCGCCCAGGTCTCCCAGCGCGAGGCGGAACTGGCGCTGTATGATGGACAGCTGGCGAGCATCAAGGACCAGATCACCTTCATCACCGGATCGGTCGACATCCGCAACAAGCTGGAATCCATGGGCCTGTCGTCCAAGCTGCAGTCGCTTGAGACCCAGCGCGAGCAATCCCGCCTGATGGGCGAGCAGCGGCGGATCGAGGGGCAGATCATCGCAACCCAGCAGGCGATCACCGAGGCCGGCAACCGCATCCTCGACCAGACGGCCAAGCTGGCGCAGGATGCGGTGACCGAAATGGGCACCGTCACCGCCGAGATCGCCCAGCTGCGCGAGGCCCGCGCCAAGCTGGACGACCGTTCCCAGCGGCTGACCGTGCTGTCGCCGGTGCGCGGGCTGGTGCAGGATCTGCGGGTCAACACCATCGGCGCCGTGGTGCCGGAAGGCGGCGTCCTGATGCAGATCGTCCCGGTCGACCACGAGATGACGGTGGAGGCCCATGTCACCCCGCGCGACGTCGGCCACCTTCATGTCGGGCAGGAGGCGACGGTCAAGGTGCTGACCTACGACTTCGCCCGCTACGGCGCCGTCACCGGCACGCTGCAGCGCATCTCCGCCACCACCTTCCTGGACGAGCAGCACCGTCCCTACTACAAGGCGGTCATCACGCTCCACCGCAACCATGTCGGCCGCGACGATGTCCAGCACCCGGTCCTGCCCGGCATGACGACCCAGGTGGAGATGACCACCGGCGAGCGGTCGCTGCTGGAATATCTGCTGAAGCCGATCTACTTCGCCCTGTCGGACAGCTTCAACGAGCGGTGA
- a CDS encoding alpha/beta hydrolase, producing the protein MERSTRTQGTGTERGRAQGTAPCPFAVDDRTIAGHTQDIRLRLYRPLIGLAVPALLYLHGGGFTSGSLEEAEETASAIAAETPALVVSVGYSLAPAHPFPTAAQDAYRAALWTAGEARSLRLARGGLGVVGYDAGGHVATSLTFLARDLGGVSLAAQALLGPMLDPSLTRASRSGIGDTDGKAATTARLFDSTMADCARCYRAYLPEAAQRLHPYAAPLESRRLGGLPPALIVTAQNDMLRTEAEQYAAGLIAAGVPTEVTRFPAISHDALPGHKPALQAVSDFLRRRLPRSLPAARA; encoded by the coding sequence ATGGAACGGTCGACGAGGACACAAGGAACGGGTACGGAGCGCGGCCGCGCACAGGGAACGGCACCCTGCCCCTTCGCGGTCGATGACCGGACCATCGCCGGCCATACCCAGGACATCCGGCTGCGGCTCTACCGGCCGCTGATCGGACTTGCGGTTCCGGCGCTGCTCTATCTGCATGGCGGCGGCTTCACGTCCGGCTCGCTGGAGGAGGCGGAGGAGACCGCGTCGGCCATCGCCGCCGAGACCCCGGCCCTGGTTGTGTCGGTCGGCTATTCCCTGGCGCCCGCCCACCCCTTCCCAACCGCCGCACAGGACGCCTACCGCGCGGCGCTGTGGACCGCCGGGGAGGCACGCTCGCTCCGGCTTGCCCGCGGCGGGCTGGGTGTTGTCGGCTATGATGCCGGCGGCCATGTCGCCACCTCCCTGACATTCCTCGCCCGCGACCTGGGCGGGGTCAGCCTCGCCGCTCAAGCGCTGCTCGGCCCGATGCTGGACCCGAGCCTGACGCGGGCCAGCCGCAGCGGCATCGGCGACACCGACGGCAAGGCCGCCACCACGGCCCGCCTGTTCGACAGCACCATGGCCGACTGTGCCCGCTGCTACCGCGCCTACCTGCCGGAGGCGGCGCAACGGTTGCACCCCTATGCTGCCCCGTTGGAATCGCGCCGGCTGGGCGGGCTGCCGCCGGCCCTGATCGTTACCGCCCAGAACGACATGCTGCGCACCGAGGCCGAGCAGTACGCCGCCGGCCTGATCGCCGCCGGCGTGCCGACCGAGGTCACCCGCTTTCCCGCCATCTCCCATGACGCCCTGCCCGGCCACAAGCCGGCGCTGCAGGCCGTCTCCGACTTCCTGCGCCGCCGGCTGCCTCGCTCGCTGCCCGCCGCGCGCGCCTGA